From Gopherus flavomarginatus isolate rGopFla2 chromosome 7, rGopFla2.mat.asm, whole genome shotgun sequence, the proteins below share one genomic window:
- the DNAJC6 gene encoding putative tyrosine-protein phosphatase auxilin isoform X4, whose translation MSLLGSYRKKPSNDGYESLQLVESNGDFCGGSKERAGGSKQGVIPAVLAAARSPARQQPQPQHLDGSSSSTMDSSGASSPDMESTYGGGLLDMVKGGAGRLFSNLKDNLKDTLKDTSSKVMQSVASYTKGELDISYVTSRIIVMSFPAEGVELGFRNHIEDVRTFLDSRHPDHYTVFNLSQKSYRSAKFHNRVSECSWPMRQAPSLHNLYAVCKNMHNWLQQNPKNVCVIHCMDGRAASAVLVSAMFCFCHLFSSPVPAIQLLNSKRPGIGLWPSHRRYLGYICDLIAEKPIDPHCKPLAIKSVCLSPVPCFNKQRNGCRPFCDILIGETRIFTTSQEYERMKEFRVQEGKVLIPLGVTVHGDVVLSVYHMRSTIGGRLQAKMTNTQIFQIQFHTGFIALGTTMLKFTKPELDACDSPEKYPQLFHVTLEIEIESADRQTDLTPPWENFTTKDINASILFSSHQEHQDALALAGRGPVDAHQDNIKNVGQGTFLSSLSWQDQKSDKSSSHPISEDRAALVHEESEQSDDELLSLSSQHSNASSDKTHGTPKHSKKQQEPPAPLPPEDVDLLGLDGSPMSKNFPTQSTALPSNSDLLSDLFGVSDSRAHSQGVQAAAEDVFHVGGPGSAHSTPRRSAASASPSPAPRVGEATAFDPFGTRPKQSGPDLLSSFLGSSNATGDPFLQAARSPSPTVHSDPFHMGGSSFASKPTTPTGISGGFPPMGSPQKPSPQPMGGSGWQQGAGYSWQQSQSKSQQNIPHASPQNRPNYNVSFSAMPGGQNDRGKGPANADSKPKVSADFEDLLSGQGFNAHKDKKGPRTIAEMRKEEMAKDMDPEKLKILEWIEGKERNIRALLSTMHTVLWAGETKWKPIGMADLVTPEQVKKVYRRAVLVVHPDKATGQPYEQYAKMIFMELNDAWSEFENQGQKPLY comes from the exons ggGCATCGTCACCAGATATGGAATCTACCTATGGGGGAGGCTTACTAGACATGGTgaaaggaggagcagggagactCTTCAGCAACTTGAAGGATAACCTGAAGGACACCCTAAAAGATACCTCTTCAAAAGTTATGCAATCTGTTGCCAG TTACACCAAGGGAGAACTAGATATTTCTTATGTTACCTCAAGAATCATTG TTATGTCTTTTCCTGCTGAAGGAGTTGAACTGGGGTTCAGGAATCACATTGAAGATGTGCGGACGTTCTTAGATTCACGACATCCTGACCACTACACGGTCTTCAATTTGTCACAGAAGTCTTATCGTAGTGCCAAGTTCCATAACAGG GTATCTGAATGTAGCTGGCCAATGAGACAAGCGCCCAGTCTGCATAATCTCTATGCTGTATGTAAGAACATGCACAACTGGTTACAGCAGAACCCCAAAAATGTGTGTGTCATCCATTGCATG GATGGTCGTGCAGCATCAGCAGTTCTGGTCAGTGCAATGTTCTGTTTCTGTCATCTCTTCTCTAGTCCAGTCCCAGCTATTCAGTTGCTCAACTCAAAGAGACCTGGAATAGGACTCTGGCCATCCCACAGAAG ATACCTAGGATACATTTGTGATCTAATAGCAGAAAAGCCCATCGACCCTCACTGTAAGCCTCTTGCTATCAAATCGGTCTGTCTCAGTCCGGTCCCCTGTTTCAATAAGCAGAGAAATGGGTGTCGACCCTTCTGTGACATTCTGATTGGAGAAACCAGAATCTTTACAACCTCCCAGGAATATGAAAGAATGAA GGAATTCCGTGTGCAAGAAGGGAAAGTCCTAATTCCATTAGGAGTCACTGTGCATGGAGATGTTGTCCTTTCTGTCTACCATATGAGATCAACCATTGGGGGACGACTTCAAGCAAAA atgacaaACACACAAATCTTCCAGATTCAATTTCATACTGGATTCATAGCACTGGGAACAACTATGCTAAAATTTACAAA ACCTGAACTGGATGCATGTGACTCCCCGGAAAAATATCCACAGCTGTTTCATGTTACACTGGAGATAGAAATAGAATCTGCTGATAGACAGACTGACCTGACTCCTCCCTGGGAGAACTTCACAACAAAAGACATCAATGCAAGCATTCTCTTCTCCTCTCACCAGGAACATCAAGATGCTCTGGCATTGGCAG GTCGAGGCCCTGTAGATGCACATCAGGATAACATAAAAAATGTTGGACAAGGGACATTCCTCTCCTCTCTCAGCTGGCAAG ATCAGAAATCCGACAAAAGCAGCTCTCACCCCATCTCTGAGGATCGAGCAGCACTAGTGCATGAGGAGAGTGAACAGTCGGACGATGAACTCTTATCCCTTTCCAGTCAGCACAGCAATGCTAGCAGCGACAAAACCCATGGAACTCCAAAACACAGCAAAAAGCAGCAGGAGCCTCCAGCACCACTTCCCCCTGAGGATGTCGACCTTCTGGGTCTGGACGGTAGCCCTATGAGCAAGAATTTCCCCACTCAGTCCACTGCTCTCCCCTCTAACTCAGACTTGCTGAGTGATCTGTTTGGGGTCAGTGATTCCAGGGCCCACAGTCAAGGTGTACAGGCAGCTGCTGAGGATGTCTTTCACGTGGGTGGACCTGGATCTGCACACTCCACCCCTCGACGCTCTGCAGCCTCAGCATCTCCATCTCCAGCCCCAAGAGTAGGAGAAG CAACTGCCTTTGACCCATTTGGAACTCGCCCAAAGCAATCTGGTCCAGATCTACTGAGTTCTTTTCTTGGTTCATCAAATGCCACTGGTGATCCTTTCCTTCAAGCAGCAAGAAGTCCTTCACCTACTGTGCACAGTGACCCTTTTCACATGG GGGGTTCTTCATTTGCCAGCAAACCAACCACACCGACAGGAATAAGTGGAGGATTCCCTCCTATGGGCTCTCCACAGAAACCAtctccccagccaatgggaggtaGTGGTTGGCAGCAAGGTGCTGGATACTCCTGGCAACAATCACAGTCCAAATCCCAGCAAAACATACCACATGCCTCTCCACAGAACAGGCCCAACTACAACGTGAGCTTTTCAGCAATGCCTGGTGGGCAAAATGACCGTGGAAAAGGACCAGCCAATGCTG ACTCAAAACCAAAGGTGTCTGCTGATTTTGAAGACCTATTATCTGGTCAAGGCTTTAATGCCCACAAAGACAAAAAGGGACCCAGGACAATAGCTGAAATGAGAAAAGAAGAAATGGCTAAGGATATGGACCCTGAAAAGTTAAAA ATCCTAGAATGGAttgaagggaaggagagaaacaTAAGAGCACTGCTGTCAACGATGCATACAGTGTTATGGGCTGGAGAGACTAAATGGAAACCCATTGGCATGGCAGATCTTGTAACTCCAGAACAAGTGAAGAAGGTCTACCGGAGAGCAGTGCTTGTTGTTCATCCTGACAAA GCTACAGGGCAGCCATATGAACAGTATGCAAAGATGATCTTCATGGAGCTAAATGATGCCTGGTCAGAATTTGAAAACCAAGGCCAGAAGCCTTTGTATTAA
- the DNAJC6 gene encoding putative tyrosine-protein phosphatase auxilin isoform X3 — MKESENKGASSPDMESTYGGGLLDMVKGGAGRLFSNLKDNLKDTLKDTSSKVMQSVASYTKGELDISYVTSRIIVMSFPAEGVELGFRNHIEDVRTFLDSRHPDHYTVFNLSQKSYRSAKFHNRVSECSWPMRQAPSLHNLYAVCKNMHNWLQQNPKNVCVIHCMDGRAASAVLVSAMFCFCHLFSSPVPAIQLLNSKRPGIGLWPSHRRYLGYICDLIAEKPIDPHCKPLAIKSVCLSPVPCFNKQRNGCRPFCDILIGETRIFTTSQEYERMKEFRVQEGKVLIPLGVTVHGDVVLSVYHMRSTIGGRLQAKMTNTQIFQIQFHTGFIALGTTMLKFTKPELDACDSPEKYPQLFHVTLEIEIESADRQTDLTPPWENFTTKDINASILFSSHQEHQDALALAGRGPVDAHQDNIKNVGQGTFLSSLSWQDQKSDKSSSHPISEDRAALVHEESEQSDDELLSLSSQHSNASSDKTHGTPKHSKKQQEPPAPLPPEDVDLLGLDGSPMSKNFPTQSTALPSNSDLLSDLFGVSDSRAHSQGVQAAAEDVFHVGGPGSAHSTPRRSAASASPSPAPRVGEATAFDPFGTRPKQSGPDLLSSFLGSSNATGDPFLQAARSPSPTVHSDPFHMASSTPTVAIQPDVSGGWEWSNKSGGLGMGSKSAATSPTGSLHSTPTHQSKPQTLDPFADLGALGANLAGGSSFASKPTTPTGISGGFPPMGSPQKPSPQPMGGSGWQQGAGYSWQQSQSKSQQNIPHASPQNRPNYNVSFSAMPGGQNDRGKGPANADSKPKVSADFEDLLSGQGFNAHKDKKGPRTIAEMRKEEMAKDMDPEKLKILEWIEGKERNIRALLSTMHTVLWAGETKWKPIGMADLVTPEQVKKVYRRAVLVVHPDKATGQPYEQYAKMIFMELNDAWSEFENQGQKPLY, encoded by the exons ggGCATCGTCACCAGATATGGAATCTACCTATGGGGGAGGCTTACTAGACATGGTgaaaggaggagcagggagactCTTCAGCAACTTGAAGGATAACCTGAAGGACACCCTAAAAGATACCTCTTCAAAAGTTATGCAATCTGTTGCCAG TTACACCAAGGGAGAACTAGATATTTCTTATGTTACCTCAAGAATCATTG TTATGTCTTTTCCTGCTGAAGGAGTTGAACTGGGGTTCAGGAATCACATTGAAGATGTGCGGACGTTCTTAGATTCACGACATCCTGACCACTACACGGTCTTCAATTTGTCACAGAAGTCTTATCGTAGTGCCAAGTTCCATAACAGG GTATCTGAATGTAGCTGGCCAATGAGACAAGCGCCCAGTCTGCATAATCTCTATGCTGTATGTAAGAACATGCACAACTGGTTACAGCAGAACCCCAAAAATGTGTGTGTCATCCATTGCATG GATGGTCGTGCAGCATCAGCAGTTCTGGTCAGTGCAATGTTCTGTTTCTGTCATCTCTTCTCTAGTCCAGTCCCAGCTATTCAGTTGCTCAACTCAAAGAGACCTGGAATAGGACTCTGGCCATCCCACAGAAG ATACCTAGGATACATTTGTGATCTAATAGCAGAAAAGCCCATCGACCCTCACTGTAAGCCTCTTGCTATCAAATCGGTCTGTCTCAGTCCGGTCCCCTGTTTCAATAAGCAGAGAAATGGGTGTCGACCCTTCTGTGACATTCTGATTGGAGAAACCAGAATCTTTACAACCTCCCAGGAATATGAAAGAATGAA GGAATTCCGTGTGCAAGAAGGGAAAGTCCTAATTCCATTAGGAGTCACTGTGCATGGAGATGTTGTCCTTTCTGTCTACCATATGAGATCAACCATTGGGGGACGACTTCAAGCAAAA atgacaaACACACAAATCTTCCAGATTCAATTTCATACTGGATTCATAGCACTGGGAACAACTATGCTAAAATTTACAAA ACCTGAACTGGATGCATGTGACTCCCCGGAAAAATATCCACAGCTGTTTCATGTTACACTGGAGATAGAAATAGAATCTGCTGATAGACAGACTGACCTGACTCCTCCCTGGGAGAACTTCACAACAAAAGACATCAATGCAAGCATTCTCTTCTCCTCTCACCAGGAACATCAAGATGCTCTGGCATTGGCAG GTCGAGGCCCTGTAGATGCACATCAGGATAACATAAAAAATGTTGGACAAGGGACATTCCTCTCCTCTCTCAGCTGGCAAG ATCAGAAATCCGACAAAAGCAGCTCTCACCCCATCTCTGAGGATCGAGCAGCACTAGTGCATGAGGAGAGTGAACAGTCGGACGATGAACTCTTATCCCTTTCCAGTCAGCACAGCAATGCTAGCAGCGACAAAACCCATGGAACTCCAAAACACAGCAAAAAGCAGCAGGAGCCTCCAGCACCACTTCCCCCTGAGGATGTCGACCTTCTGGGTCTGGACGGTAGCCCTATGAGCAAGAATTTCCCCACTCAGTCCACTGCTCTCCCCTCTAACTCAGACTTGCTGAGTGATCTGTTTGGGGTCAGTGATTCCAGGGCCCACAGTCAAGGTGTACAGGCAGCTGCTGAGGATGTCTTTCACGTGGGTGGACCTGGATCTGCACACTCCACCCCTCGACGCTCTGCAGCCTCAGCATCTCCATCTCCAGCCCCAAGAGTAGGAGAAG CAACTGCCTTTGACCCATTTGGAACTCGCCCAAAGCAATCTGGTCCAGATCTACTGAGTTCTTTTCTTGGTTCATCAAATGCCACTGGTGATCCTTTCCTTCAAGCAGCAAGAAGTCCTTCACCTACTGTGCACAGTGACCCTTTTCACATGG CTTCTAGTACACCAACGGTTGCCATACAACCAGATGTTTCGGGTGGCTGGGAGTGGTCCAACAAATCAG GTGGCCTTGGTATGGGAAGCAAGTCAGCCGCTACAAGTCCCACAGGATCTCTCCATAGCACTCCCACTCATCAGTCCAAACCACAAACTCTGGATCCATTTGCTGATCTGGGGGCTCTTGGTGCAAATTTAGCAG GGGGTTCTTCATTTGCCAGCAAACCAACCACACCGACAGGAATAAGTGGAGGATTCCCTCCTATGGGCTCTCCACAGAAACCAtctccccagccaatgggaggtaGTGGTTGGCAGCAAGGTGCTGGATACTCCTGGCAACAATCACAGTCCAAATCCCAGCAAAACATACCACATGCCTCTCCACAGAACAGGCCCAACTACAACGTGAGCTTTTCAGCAATGCCTGGTGGGCAAAATGACCGTGGAAAAGGACCAGCCAATGCTG ACTCAAAACCAAAGGTGTCTGCTGATTTTGAAGACCTATTATCTGGTCAAGGCTTTAATGCCCACAAAGACAAAAAGGGACCCAGGACAATAGCTGAAATGAGAAAAGAAGAAATGGCTAAGGATATGGACCCTGAAAAGTTAAAA ATCCTAGAATGGAttgaagggaaggagagaaacaTAAGAGCACTGCTGTCAACGATGCATACAGTGTTATGGGCTGGAGAGACTAAATGGAAACCCATTGGCATGGCAGATCTTGTAACTCCAGAACAAGTGAAGAAGGTCTACCGGAGAGCAGTGCTTGTTGTTCATCCTGACAAA GCTACAGGGCAGCCATATGAACAGTATGCAAAGATGATCTTCATGGAGCTAAATGATGCCTGGTCAGAATTTGAAAACCAAGGCCAGAAGCCTTTGTATTAA
- the DNAJC6 gene encoding putative tyrosine-protein phosphatase auxilin isoform X5, producing the protein MDSSGASSPDMESTYGGGLLDMVKGGAGRLFSNLKDNLKDTLKDTSSKVMQSVASYTKGELDISYVTSRIIVMSFPAEGVELGFRNHIEDVRTFLDSRHPDHYTVFNLSQKSYRSAKFHNRVSECSWPMRQAPSLHNLYAVCKNMHNWLQQNPKNVCVIHCMDGRAASAVLVSAMFCFCHLFSSPVPAIQLLNSKRPGIGLWPSHRRYLGYICDLIAEKPIDPHCKPLAIKSVCLSPVPCFNKQRNGCRPFCDILIGETRIFTTSQEYERMKEFRVQEGKVLIPLGVTVHGDVVLSVYHMRSTIGGRLQAKMTNTQIFQIQFHTGFIALGTTMLKFTKPELDACDSPEKYPQLFHVTLEIEIESADRQTDLTPPWENFTTKDINASILFSSHQEHQDALALAGRGPVDAHQDNIKNVGQGTFLSSLSWQDQKSDKSSSHPISEDRAALVHEESEQSDDELLSLSSQHSNASSDKTHGTPKHSKKQQEPPAPLPPEDVDLLGLDGSPMSKNFPTQSTALPSNSDLLSDLFGVSDSRAHSQGVQAAAEDVFHVGGPGSAHSTPRRSAASASPSPAPRVGEATAFDPFGTRPKQSGPDLLSSFLGSSNATGDPFLQAARSPSPTVHSDPFHMASSTPTVAIQPDVSGGWEWSNKSGGLGMGSKSAATSPTGSLHSTPTHQSKPQTLDPFADLGALGANLAGGSSFASKPTTPTGISGGFPPMGSPQKPSPQPMGGSGWQQGAGYSWQQSQSKSQQNIPHASPQNRPNYNVSFSAMPGGQNDRGKGPANADSKPKVSADFEDLLSGQGFNAHKDKKGPRTIAEMRKEEMAKDMDPEKLKILEWIEGKERNIRALLSTMHTVLWAGETKWKPIGMADLVTPEQVKKVYRRAVLVVHPDKATGQPYEQYAKMIFMELNDAWSEFENQGQKPLY; encoded by the exons ggGCATCGTCACCAGATATGGAATCTACCTATGGGGGAGGCTTACTAGACATGGTgaaaggaggagcagggagactCTTCAGCAACTTGAAGGATAACCTGAAGGACACCCTAAAAGATACCTCTTCAAAAGTTATGCAATCTGTTGCCAG TTACACCAAGGGAGAACTAGATATTTCTTATGTTACCTCAAGAATCATTG TTATGTCTTTTCCTGCTGAAGGAGTTGAACTGGGGTTCAGGAATCACATTGAAGATGTGCGGACGTTCTTAGATTCACGACATCCTGACCACTACACGGTCTTCAATTTGTCACAGAAGTCTTATCGTAGTGCCAAGTTCCATAACAGG GTATCTGAATGTAGCTGGCCAATGAGACAAGCGCCCAGTCTGCATAATCTCTATGCTGTATGTAAGAACATGCACAACTGGTTACAGCAGAACCCCAAAAATGTGTGTGTCATCCATTGCATG GATGGTCGTGCAGCATCAGCAGTTCTGGTCAGTGCAATGTTCTGTTTCTGTCATCTCTTCTCTAGTCCAGTCCCAGCTATTCAGTTGCTCAACTCAAAGAGACCTGGAATAGGACTCTGGCCATCCCACAGAAG ATACCTAGGATACATTTGTGATCTAATAGCAGAAAAGCCCATCGACCCTCACTGTAAGCCTCTTGCTATCAAATCGGTCTGTCTCAGTCCGGTCCCCTGTTTCAATAAGCAGAGAAATGGGTGTCGACCCTTCTGTGACATTCTGATTGGAGAAACCAGAATCTTTACAACCTCCCAGGAATATGAAAGAATGAA GGAATTCCGTGTGCAAGAAGGGAAAGTCCTAATTCCATTAGGAGTCACTGTGCATGGAGATGTTGTCCTTTCTGTCTACCATATGAGATCAACCATTGGGGGACGACTTCAAGCAAAA atgacaaACACACAAATCTTCCAGATTCAATTTCATACTGGATTCATAGCACTGGGAACAACTATGCTAAAATTTACAAA ACCTGAACTGGATGCATGTGACTCCCCGGAAAAATATCCACAGCTGTTTCATGTTACACTGGAGATAGAAATAGAATCTGCTGATAGACAGACTGACCTGACTCCTCCCTGGGAGAACTTCACAACAAAAGACATCAATGCAAGCATTCTCTTCTCCTCTCACCAGGAACATCAAGATGCTCTGGCATTGGCAG GTCGAGGCCCTGTAGATGCACATCAGGATAACATAAAAAATGTTGGACAAGGGACATTCCTCTCCTCTCTCAGCTGGCAAG ATCAGAAATCCGACAAAAGCAGCTCTCACCCCATCTCTGAGGATCGAGCAGCACTAGTGCATGAGGAGAGTGAACAGTCGGACGATGAACTCTTATCCCTTTCCAGTCAGCACAGCAATGCTAGCAGCGACAAAACCCATGGAACTCCAAAACACAGCAAAAAGCAGCAGGAGCCTCCAGCACCACTTCCCCCTGAGGATGTCGACCTTCTGGGTCTGGACGGTAGCCCTATGAGCAAGAATTTCCCCACTCAGTCCACTGCTCTCCCCTCTAACTCAGACTTGCTGAGTGATCTGTTTGGGGTCAGTGATTCCAGGGCCCACAGTCAAGGTGTACAGGCAGCTGCTGAGGATGTCTTTCACGTGGGTGGACCTGGATCTGCACACTCCACCCCTCGACGCTCTGCAGCCTCAGCATCTCCATCTCCAGCCCCAAGAGTAGGAGAAG CAACTGCCTTTGACCCATTTGGAACTCGCCCAAAGCAATCTGGTCCAGATCTACTGAGTTCTTTTCTTGGTTCATCAAATGCCACTGGTGATCCTTTCCTTCAAGCAGCAAGAAGTCCTTCACCTACTGTGCACAGTGACCCTTTTCACATGG CTTCTAGTACACCAACGGTTGCCATACAACCAGATGTTTCGGGTGGCTGGGAGTGGTCCAACAAATCAG GTGGCCTTGGTATGGGAAGCAAGTCAGCCGCTACAAGTCCCACAGGATCTCTCCATAGCACTCCCACTCATCAGTCCAAACCACAAACTCTGGATCCATTTGCTGATCTGGGGGCTCTTGGTGCAAATTTAGCAG GGGGTTCTTCATTTGCCAGCAAACCAACCACACCGACAGGAATAAGTGGAGGATTCCCTCCTATGGGCTCTCCACAGAAACCAtctccccagccaatgggaggtaGTGGTTGGCAGCAAGGTGCTGGATACTCCTGGCAACAATCACAGTCCAAATCCCAGCAAAACATACCACATGCCTCTCCACAGAACAGGCCCAACTACAACGTGAGCTTTTCAGCAATGCCTGGTGGGCAAAATGACCGTGGAAAAGGACCAGCCAATGCTG ACTCAAAACCAAAGGTGTCTGCTGATTTTGAAGACCTATTATCTGGTCAAGGCTTTAATGCCCACAAAGACAAAAAGGGACCCAGGACAATAGCTGAAATGAGAAAAGAAGAAATGGCTAAGGATATGGACCCTGAAAAGTTAAAA ATCCTAGAATGGAttgaagggaaggagagaaacaTAAGAGCACTGCTGTCAACGATGCATACAGTGTTATGGGCTGGAGAGACTAAATGGAAACCCATTGGCATGGCAGATCTTGTAACTCCAGAACAAGTGAAGAAGGTCTACCGGAGAGCAGTGCTTGTTGTTCATCCTGACAAA GCTACAGGGCAGCCATATGAACAGTATGCAAAGATGATCTTCATGGAGCTAAATGATGCCTGGTCAGAATTTGAAAACCAAGGCCAGAAGCCTTTGTATTAA
- the DNAJC6 gene encoding putative tyrosine-protein phosphatase auxilin isoform X2: MSLLGSYRKKPSNDGYESLQLVESNGDFCGGSKERAGGSKQGVIPAVLAAARSPARQQPQPQHLDGSSSSTMDSSGASSPDMESTYGGGLLDMVKGGAGRLFSNLKDNLKDTLKDTSSKVMQSVASYTKGELDISYVTSRIIVMSFPAEGVELGFRNHIEDVRTFLDSRHPDHYTVFNLSQKSYRSAKFHNRVSECSWPMRQAPSLHNLYAVCKNMHNWLQQNPKNVCVIHCMDGRAASAVLVSAMFCFCHLFSSPVPAIQLLNSKRPGIGLWPSHRRYLGYICDLIAEKPIDPHCKPLAIKSVCLSPVPCFNKQRNGCRPFCDILIGETRIFTTSQEYERMKEFRVQEGKVLIPLGVTVHGDVVLSVYHMRSTIGGRLQAKMTNTQIFQIQFHTGFIALGTTMLKFTKPELDACDSPEKYPQLFHVTLEIEIESADRQTDLTPPWENFTTKDINASILFSSHQEHQDALALAGRGPVDAHQDNIKNVGQGTFLSSLSWQDQKSDKSSSHPISEDRAALVHEESEQSDDELLSLSSQHSNASSDKTHGTPKHSKKQQEPPAPLPPEDVDLLGLDGSPMSKNFPTQSTALPSNSDLLSDLFGVSDSRAHSQGVQAAAEDVFHVGGPGSAHSTPRRSAASASPSPAPRVGEATAFDPFGTRPKQSGPDLLSSFLGSSNATGDPFLQAARSPSPTVHSDPFHMGGLGMGSKSAATSPTGSLHSTPTHQSKPQTLDPFADLGALGANLAGGSSFASKPTTPTGISGGFPPMGSPQKPSPQPMGGSGWQQGAGYSWQQSQSKSQQNIPHASPQNRPNYNVSFSAMPGGQNDRGKGPANADSKPKVSADFEDLLSGQGFNAHKDKKGPRTIAEMRKEEMAKDMDPEKLKILEWIEGKERNIRALLSTMHTVLWAGETKWKPIGMADLVTPEQVKKVYRRAVLVVHPDKATGQPYEQYAKMIFMELNDAWSEFENQGQKPLY; encoded by the exons ggGCATCGTCACCAGATATGGAATCTACCTATGGGGGAGGCTTACTAGACATGGTgaaaggaggagcagggagactCTTCAGCAACTTGAAGGATAACCTGAAGGACACCCTAAAAGATACCTCTTCAAAAGTTATGCAATCTGTTGCCAG TTACACCAAGGGAGAACTAGATATTTCTTATGTTACCTCAAGAATCATTG TTATGTCTTTTCCTGCTGAAGGAGTTGAACTGGGGTTCAGGAATCACATTGAAGATGTGCGGACGTTCTTAGATTCACGACATCCTGACCACTACACGGTCTTCAATTTGTCACAGAAGTCTTATCGTAGTGCCAAGTTCCATAACAGG GTATCTGAATGTAGCTGGCCAATGAGACAAGCGCCCAGTCTGCATAATCTCTATGCTGTATGTAAGAACATGCACAACTGGTTACAGCAGAACCCCAAAAATGTGTGTGTCATCCATTGCATG GATGGTCGTGCAGCATCAGCAGTTCTGGTCAGTGCAATGTTCTGTTTCTGTCATCTCTTCTCTAGTCCAGTCCCAGCTATTCAGTTGCTCAACTCAAAGAGACCTGGAATAGGACTCTGGCCATCCCACAGAAG ATACCTAGGATACATTTGTGATCTAATAGCAGAAAAGCCCATCGACCCTCACTGTAAGCCTCTTGCTATCAAATCGGTCTGTCTCAGTCCGGTCCCCTGTTTCAATAAGCAGAGAAATGGGTGTCGACCCTTCTGTGACATTCTGATTGGAGAAACCAGAATCTTTACAACCTCCCAGGAATATGAAAGAATGAA GGAATTCCGTGTGCAAGAAGGGAAAGTCCTAATTCCATTAGGAGTCACTGTGCATGGAGATGTTGTCCTTTCTGTCTACCATATGAGATCAACCATTGGGGGACGACTTCAAGCAAAA atgacaaACACACAAATCTTCCAGATTCAATTTCATACTGGATTCATAGCACTGGGAACAACTATGCTAAAATTTACAAA ACCTGAACTGGATGCATGTGACTCCCCGGAAAAATATCCACAGCTGTTTCATGTTACACTGGAGATAGAAATAGAATCTGCTGATAGACAGACTGACCTGACTCCTCCCTGGGAGAACTTCACAACAAAAGACATCAATGCAAGCATTCTCTTCTCCTCTCACCAGGAACATCAAGATGCTCTGGCATTGGCAG GTCGAGGCCCTGTAGATGCACATCAGGATAACATAAAAAATGTTGGACAAGGGACATTCCTCTCCTCTCTCAGCTGGCAAG ATCAGAAATCCGACAAAAGCAGCTCTCACCCCATCTCTGAGGATCGAGCAGCACTAGTGCATGAGGAGAGTGAACAGTCGGACGATGAACTCTTATCCCTTTCCAGTCAGCACAGCAATGCTAGCAGCGACAAAACCCATGGAACTCCAAAACACAGCAAAAAGCAGCAGGAGCCTCCAGCACCACTTCCCCCTGAGGATGTCGACCTTCTGGGTCTGGACGGTAGCCCTATGAGCAAGAATTTCCCCACTCAGTCCACTGCTCTCCCCTCTAACTCAGACTTGCTGAGTGATCTGTTTGGGGTCAGTGATTCCAGGGCCCACAGTCAAGGTGTACAGGCAGCTGCTGAGGATGTCTTTCACGTGGGTGGACCTGGATCTGCACACTCCACCCCTCGACGCTCTGCAGCCTCAGCATCTCCATCTCCAGCCCCAAGAGTAGGAGAAG CAACTGCCTTTGACCCATTTGGAACTCGCCCAAAGCAATCTGGTCCAGATCTACTGAGTTCTTTTCTTGGTTCATCAAATGCCACTGGTGATCCTTTCCTTCAAGCAGCAAGAAGTCCTTCACCTACTGTGCACAGTGACCCTTTTCACATGG GTGGCCTTGGTATGGGAAGCAAGTCAGCCGCTACAAGTCCCACAGGATCTCTCCATAGCACTCCCACTCATCAGTCCAAACCACAAACTCTGGATCCATTTGCTGATCTGGGGGCTCTTGGTGCAAATTTAGCAG GGGGTTCTTCATTTGCCAGCAAACCAACCACACCGACAGGAATAAGTGGAGGATTCCCTCCTATGGGCTCTCCACAGAAACCAtctccccagccaatgggaggtaGTGGTTGGCAGCAAGGTGCTGGATACTCCTGGCAACAATCACAGTCCAAATCCCAGCAAAACATACCACATGCCTCTCCACAGAACAGGCCCAACTACAACGTGAGCTTTTCAGCAATGCCTGGTGGGCAAAATGACCGTGGAAAAGGACCAGCCAATGCTG ACTCAAAACCAAAGGTGTCTGCTGATTTTGAAGACCTATTATCTGGTCAAGGCTTTAATGCCCACAAAGACAAAAAGGGACCCAGGACAATAGCTGAAATGAGAAAAGAAGAAATGGCTAAGGATATGGACCCTGAAAAGTTAAAA ATCCTAGAATGGAttgaagggaaggagagaaacaTAAGAGCACTGCTGTCAACGATGCATACAGTGTTATGGGCTGGAGAGACTAAATGGAAACCCATTGGCATGGCAGATCTTGTAACTCCAGAACAAGTGAAGAAGGTCTACCGGAGAGCAGTGCTTGTTGTTCATCCTGACAAA GCTACAGGGCAGCCATATGAACAGTATGCAAAGATGATCTTCATGGAGCTAAATGATGCCTGGTCAGAATTTGAAAACCAAGGCCAGAAGCCTTTGTATTAA